One window of Streptomyces sp. FIT100 genomic DNA carries:
- a CDS encoding O-antigen ligase, translated as MAATAGWSSNTSATGIDTTDTNSDASAPVRDGEQQERGHAADVVGVAVLGCSAAWALISAAGRDARPEGVLLAVLAVAAGYACGRICGGLLPVTAAAAAALGGLGLALASPHGLPGLHDVPGGPLPQPGSSGAAAALLVLAAGAACCAASAARPGAIRLALWLLAVGVVGTSLLLGSVVGSAAAVGVLLCSLAAAHVRRRLMGLAGFALATALVTAGAWAMAEDTLPHGLTVSLQDRLTEHRVRLWQDAAGIAEEYPVLGAGPGRFGELSPTVQQSPDPDGTPRSAPLQLAAEQGVVGVVLLGGLYVWMLYGLGRSSRSTAVALSAGAALTAVGVLASVGDCLSHTAVTAGAGLLAGLATARTASGPDGSARHLD; from the coding sequence ATGGCAGCAACGGCAGGCTGGTCGTCGAACACGAGCGCGACGGGCATCGATACGACCGATACGAACTCGGATGCTTCCGCGCCGGTACGGGACGGGGAGCAGCAGGAGCGGGGCCATGCCGCCGATGTCGTCGGCGTCGCGGTGCTCGGCTGCTCCGCCGCCTGGGCCCTGATCAGCGCCGCAGGGCGGGACGCGCGACCCGAGGGGGTGCTGCTCGCCGTACTGGCGGTCGCCGCCGGATACGCCTGCGGCCGGATCTGCGGCGGCCTGCTGCCGGTGACCGCCGCCGCTGCCGCCGCGCTCGGCGGCCTCGGGCTCGCCCTCGCCTCACCGCACGGGCTGCCCGGCCTCCACGACGTGCCCGGTGGCCCGTTGCCGCAGCCCGGTTCCTCCGGGGCGGCCGCCGCGCTGCTGGTCCTGGCGGCGGGAGCGGCGTGCTGTGCCGCTTCGGCGGCCCGGCCGGGGGCGATACGGCTCGCCCTGTGGCTGCTCGCCGTCGGCGTCGTCGGTACGTCGCTCCTGCTCGGCTCGGTCGTGGGGTCCGCGGCAGCCGTCGGCGTACTGCTGTGCTCGCTGGCCGCGGCCCATGTGCGCCGGCGGCTCATGGGTCTGGCCGGTTTCGCCCTGGCCACGGCCCTGGTGACCGCAGGTGCGTGGGCGATGGCCGAGGACACGCTGCCCCACGGGCTCACGGTCTCGCTCCAGGACCGGCTCACCGAGCACCGGGTGCGGCTGTGGCAGGACGCGGCCGGGATCGCCGAGGAGTATCCGGTGCTGGGCGCCGGACCGGGCCGGTTCGGCGAGCTGAGCCCGACGGTGCAGCAGTCGCCGGACCCCGACGGCACGCCGCGTTCCGCGCCGCTCCAGCTGGCGGCGGAGCAGGGTGTGGTGGGGGTGGTACTGCTGGGCGGGCTGTACGTCTGGATGCTCTACGGGCTCGGGCGCTCGTCCCGGTCCACGGCGGTGGCGCTGAGCGCGGGTGCGGCGCTGACGGCCGTGGGGGTGCTGGCGAGCGTCGGCGACTGCCTGAGCCATACGGCGGTGACGGCGGGGGCGGGGCTGCTGGCGGGGCTGGCCACGGCGCGTACGGCGTCCGGGCCGGACGGGAGCGCTCGGCACCTGGACTGA
- a CDS encoding MFS transporter, whose amino-acid sequence MPASATAPPAPGSLRRIVAASLIGTTIEWYDFFLYGSAAALVFNELFFPEKDPLVGTLLAFLTYAVGFAARPLGALVFGHYGDRLGRKKLLVLSLLMMGAATFAIGLLPTYATVGAAAPVLLTVLRLVQGFALGGEWGGAVLLVSEHGDARRRGFWASWPQTGAPAGQLLATGVLSALTALLSDAAFTSWGWRIPFLLSGVLVIVGLWIRLSVDESPVFKAALAQAEQRKAATAQVEKLPLVAVLRHHWRDVLIAMGARMAENISYYVITAFILVYATTSAGLSKQTALNAVLIASAVHFAVIPAWGALSDRIGRRPVYLIGAAGVGLWMFPFFALIDSRSFGSLLLAVTVGLVLHGAMYAPQAAFFSEMFATRMRYSGASIGAQFSSVAAGAPAPLIATALLASYDSSTPIALYVIAAALLTMVAIACAKETRHRDLADVTVERDDRDASKPMAAADAPTSA is encoded by the coding sequence ATGCCCGCCTCTGCAACCGCTCCACCAGCCCCCGGCTCGCTCAGGCGCATCGTCGCCGCGAGCCTCATCGGTACCACCATCGAGTGGTACGACTTCTTCCTCTACGGATCGGCCGCCGCGCTCGTCTTCAACGAGCTGTTCTTCCCGGAGAAGGATCCTCTGGTCGGCACGCTGCTGGCCTTTCTGACGTACGCCGTCGGGTTCGCCGCGCGGCCGCTGGGCGCGCTGGTGTTCGGGCACTACGGGGACCGGCTCGGGCGCAAGAAGCTGCTGGTGCTGAGTCTGCTGATGATGGGTGCCGCGACCTTCGCGATCGGGCTGCTGCCCACGTACGCGACGGTCGGGGCGGCCGCTCCCGTGCTGCTGACCGTGCTCCGGCTGGTGCAGGGGTTCGCGCTCGGTGGTGAGTGGGGCGGGGCCGTGCTGCTGGTGTCCGAGCACGGGGACGCGCGGCGGCGCGGGTTCTGGGCGTCGTGGCCGCAGACCGGGGCGCCGGCCGGGCAGTTGCTGGCGACCGGGGTGCTGTCCGCGCTGACGGCGCTGCTGTCGGACGCGGCGTTCACGTCGTGGGGCTGGCGCATACCGTTCCTGCTCTCCGGTGTTCTGGTGATCGTCGGCTTGTGGATTCGTCTCTCTGTCGATGAATCGCCGGTGTTCAAGGCCGCGCTGGCCCAGGCCGAGCAGCGCAAGGCGGCCACCGCGCAGGTCGAGAAGCTGCCGCTGGTCGCCGTGCTGCGGCACCACTGGCGCGATGTGCTGATCGCCATGGGCGCGCGCATGGCCGAGAACATCAGCTACTACGTGATCACCGCCTTCATCCTCGTCTACGCGACCACGTCGGCCGGGCTCAGCAAGCAGACCGCGCTCAACGCCGTGCTCATCGCGTCCGCCGTGCACTTCGCGGTGATCCCGGCGTGGGGCGCCCTGTCCGACCGGATCGGGCGGCGTCCGGTGTATCTCATCGGCGCGGCCGGTGTGGGCCTGTGGATGTTCCCGTTCTTCGCGCTCATCGACTCCAGGTCCTTCGGAAGTCTGCTGCTGGCCGTGACGGTCGGGCTGGTGCTGCACGGAGCGATGTACGCACCGCAGGCGGCCTTCTTCTCCGAGATGTTCGCAACGCGCATGCGCTACTCCGGTGCCTCGATCGGCGCGCAGTTCTCGTCGGTCGCCGCCGGCGCGCCCGCACCGCTCATCGCCACCGCGCTGCTCGCCAGCTACGACAGCTCGACACCGATCGCCCTGTACGTCATCGCCGCCGCGCTGCTCACGATGGTCGCCATCGCCTGCGCGAAGGAGACCCGTCACCGGGACCTGGCCGATGTCACGGTGGAACGCGACGACCGGGATGCCAGTAAGCCCATGGCCGCCGCGGACGCCCCGACGTCCGCCTGA
- a CDS encoding polysaccharide lyase 8 family protein, protein MKRSWSRRTFLSATGGTALALGVVGSPLLTGQAAAADEFGDLRAKWRTLILGTGFSPTAEPFKSRLTSLGARAAEYQATMVPGTGSLWPDLVWSDPEPDTDQESFGFSQCMNDSFSRLRTMAEAYCQPGTGLTGNASLASAVVTGLDHMHARIYNPGQTRFGNWWNWQIGAPQALLDICVLMYDQLSAVQIANYCAAVDHFVPDSAIGSYTGSSTGANRVDLCRVVALRGIVGNNSAKITLARNALSPVFPYVTSGDGLYADGSFIQHTSVAYTGTYGAVMLGGLGMLFALLAGSSWAVSDPNRQIVFDAVENAWAPFLYNGLVMDNVSGRAISRGISATDPNQVQADDHIRGHSILASIVLLGQGASAAENARWRGLVKGWIQRDYYSPPMSNPSMGLVGLARLKSVMDDTTVAAIAEPTGHRLFPAMVRATHRRPGWAASISMANKRIAYYETGSENLHGWHTGSGMLYWWGDTYANGQYSDAFWPTVDPYRLPGTTNSRKVLADAAGGGSKPDVNWVGGATDGNRAAIGQYLRGLQSTLMAKKSWFCLDDSIVCLGAGIKSTDGTAVESVIENRNLGPNGTHALTVNGTVKPVAHPWSETITGTTWAHIGGMGGYVFPGGTTVKALREERTGKWSDINRSSATTAITRHYLTMWVDHGTNPTDGTYAYILMPGANTTQTSARAADTTWVQILANTDNQQGIRVPSLGFTGVNFWFGGTVGTLTASAPCAVMITEKSDGTAVICVSDPMRMQTSLTLTWNRAVTAVTSKPSTVTSTTTGSSLTLNFSDLTGTLGATQKITVTLG, encoded by the coding sequence ATGAAGCGTTCCTGGTCCCGCCGTACCTTCCTGAGTGCCACCGGCGGCACGGCGCTGGCCCTCGGCGTCGTCGGCAGCCCGCTGCTTACCGGTCAGGCAGCAGCGGCCGACGAGTTCGGCGATCTGCGCGCCAAGTGGCGCACGCTGATACTCGGTACGGGCTTCAGCCCCACCGCCGAGCCGTTCAAGAGCAGGTTGACCAGCCTCGGCGCCCGGGCCGCCGAGTACCAGGCGACGATGGTGCCGGGCACCGGATCGCTCTGGCCCGACCTGGTGTGGTCCGATCCGGAGCCCGACACCGACCAGGAGTCGTTCGGCTTCTCCCAGTGCATGAACGACAGTTTCTCCCGGCTGCGCACCATGGCCGAGGCGTACTGTCAGCCGGGTACGGGGCTGACCGGGAACGCCTCCCTGGCGTCCGCCGTCGTCACCGGGCTCGACCACATGCACGCCCGGATCTACAACCCGGGCCAGACGCGCTTCGGCAACTGGTGGAACTGGCAGATCGGTGCCCCGCAGGCGCTGCTGGACATCTGTGTGCTGATGTACGACCAGTTGTCGGCGGTGCAGATCGCGAACTACTGCGCGGCGGTCGACCACTTCGTCCCCGACTCGGCGATCGGCAGCTACACCGGCAGCAGTACCGGCGCCAACCGTGTCGACCTGTGCCGCGTTGTCGCGCTGCGCGGCATCGTCGGCAACAACTCCGCCAAGATCACTCTCGCCCGCAACGCGCTCTCGCCCGTGTTCCCGTACGTCACCTCGGGCGATGGCCTCTACGCCGACGGCTCCTTCATCCAGCACACCTCCGTCGCCTACACCGGCACCTACGGTGCGGTCATGCTCGGCGGCCTAGGCATGCTCTTCGCGCTGCTGGCAGGCTCCAGCTGGGCGGTGAGCGATCCGAACCGGCAGATCGTCTTCGACGCGGTCGAGAACGCCTGGGCACCGTTCCTCTACAACGGCCTCGTCATGGACAACGTCTCCGGACGTGCCATCAGCCGGGGCATATCCGCCACCGACCCCAACCAGGTCCAGGCCGACGACCATATACGCGGCCACAGCATTCTCGCTTCGATCGTGCTGCTCGGGCAGGGCGCGAGCGCGGCGGAGAACGCGCGGTGGCGGGGTCTGGTCAAGGGCTGGATCCAGCGCGACTACTACAGCCCGCCCATGAGCAATCCTTCGATGGGACTGGTGGGCCTCGCCCGGTTGAAGTCCGTGATGGACGACACCACGGTCGCGGCGATCGCCGAACCGACCGGTCACCGGCTCTTCCCCGCCATGGTCCGGGCCACCCACCGGCGCCCCGGCTGGGCCGCGTCGATCAGCATGGCCAACAAGCGCATCGCCTACTACGAAACGGGCAGTGAGAACCTGCACGGGTGGCACACCGGCTCCGGAATGCTCTACTGGTGGGGCGACACCTACGCCAACGGGCAGTACAGCGACGCCTTCTGGCCCACCGTCGACCCCTACCGCCTGCCCGGCACCACCAACTCGCGCAAGGTCCTCGCGGACGCCGCAGGCGGCGGGTCGAAGCCCGACGTGAACTGGGTGGGCGGGGCCACCGACGGCAACCGGGCCGCGATCGGCCAGTACCTCAGAGGGCTCCAGAGCACCCTGATGGCGAAGAAGTCCTGGTTCTGCCTCGACGACTCCATCGTCTGCCTCGGCGCCGGCATCAAGTCCACCGACGGCACGGCAGTCGAGTCCGTCATCGAGAACCGCAACCTGGGCCCCAACGGCACCCACGCCCTCACCGTCAACGGCACCGTCAAACCGGTCGCCCACCCCTGGTCCGAAACCATCACCGGCACCACCTGGGCACACATCGGAGGCATGGGCGGCTACGTCTTCCCCGGCGGCACGACGGTCAAGGCGCTGCGCGAAGAGCGCACCGGCAAGTGGAGCGACATCAACAGGAGTAGCGCGACCACCGCGATCACCCGCCACTACCTGACGATGTGGGTCGACCACGGCACCAACCCCACCGACGGCACCTACGCGTACATCCTGATGCCGGGCGCGAACACCACCCAGACCTCGGCGCGCGCCGCCGACACCACCTGGGTCCAGATCCTCGCCAACACCGACAACCAGCAGGGCATCCGCGTACCCTCCCTCGGCTTCACCGGCGTCAACTTCTGGTTCGGCGGCACCGTCGGCACACTCACCGCCAGCGCCCCCTGCGCCGTCATGATCACCGAGAAGAGCGACGGCACCGCCGTGATCTGCGTCAGCGACCCCATGCGCATGCAGACCAGCCTCACCCTCACCTGGAACCGAGCCGTGACCGCCGTGACCTCCAAGCCCTCCACCGTCACCAGCACGACCACCGGATCCTCACTCACCCTCAACTTCAGCGACCTCACCGGCACCCTCGGCGCCACCCAGAAAATCACCGTCACACTCGGCTGA
- a CDS encoding 3-hydroxybutyrate dehydrogenase, translating to MTMNPGPAPHPRPLAPALAAPSVGLDLDGRTVLVTGAASGIGRACALRLVAAGAKVKAVDRQADGLEALLAESLGPAAAGSLEAHVLDLTDLDAAEEAAAGTDILVNNAGLQLVRPIEEFPPEVFHTVLTVMLEAPFRLIRGALPHMYGQGWGRIINVSSVHGVRASAYKSAYVAAKHGLEGLSKTAALEGAPHGVTSNCVNPGYVRTPLVEKQIADQAAVHGIPEDRVVADILLKDSALKRLVEPEEVAEAVAYLCTPEASFITGTSLALDGGWTAH from the coding sequence ATGACCATGAACCCGGGTCCCGCCCCTCACCCCCGTCCGCTCGCCCCGGCCCTCGCCGCCCCCTCCGTCGGGCTCGACCTCGACGGCCGCACCGTGCTCGTCACGGGGGCGGCGAGCGGCATAGGCCGGGCCTGCGCGCTGCGGCTCGTGGCCGCCGGGGCCAAGGTCAAGGCCGTGGACAGGCAGGCGGACGGCCTCGAAGCGCTGCTCGCCGAGTCCCTGGGCCCGGCGGCCGCCGGCTCGCTGGAAGCACACGTCCTCGACCTGACGGACCTCGACGCGGCGGAGGAGGCGGCCGCGGGCACCGACATCCTCGTCAACAACGCGGGGCTGCAACTGGTGCGGCCCATCGAGGAGTTCCCCCCGGAGGTCTTCCACACCGTCCTGACCGTGATGCTGGAGGCGCCGTTCCGGCTGATCAGGGGCGCGCTTCCGCACATGTACGGGCAGGGGTGGGGCCGGATCATCAATGTCTCCTCCGTGCACGGGGTGCGTGCCTCGGCCTACAAGAGTGCCTATGTGGCCGCCAAACATGGACTGGAGGGGCTCTCCAAGACCGCAGCGCTGGAGGGCGCTCCGCACGGGGTCACCTCCAACTGCGTCAACCCCGGCTATGTGCGCACCCCCCTGGTCGAGAAGCAGATCGCCGACCAGGCCGCCGTCCACGGCATACCCGAGGACCGGGTCGTCGCCGACATCCTGCTGAAGGACTCCGCTCTCAAGCGCCTCGTCGAACCGGAGGAGGTGGCCGAGGCGGTGGCGTACCTCTGCACGCCGGAGGCGTCCTTCATCACCGGTACGTCACTGGCCCTGGACGGCGGCTGGACGGCGCACTGA
- a CDS encoding NUDIX domain-containing protein, with amino-acid sequence MGTPDFIRAIRASAGHQLLYLPGVSAVVFDDEGRVLLGRRADTGKWAIIGGIPEPGEQPATTAVREVYEETAVRCVPERIVLVQALQKPITYPNGDQCQFMDVCLRCRAVGGEARVNDEESLEVGWFSVDALPELQEFALFRIKQALTDGHTWFDSTVPE; translated from the coding sequence ATGGGTACTCCGGACTTCATCCGCGCCATCCGCGCAAGCGCGGGCCACCAGTTGCTCTATCTTCCCGGTGTCAGCGCGGTCGTCTTCGACGACGAGGGGCGCGTGCTGCTGGGAAGACGGGCCGACACCGGCAAGTGGGCGATCATCGGTGGTATCCCGGAGCCGGGGGAGCAGCCCGCGACCACGGCAGTCCGCGAGGTGTACGAGGAGACCGCGGTGCGGTGCGTCCCGGAGCGGATCGTCCTCGTCCAGGCCCTGCAGAAGCCGATCACGTATCCGAACGGGGACCAGTGCCAGTTCATGGACGTGTGCCTGCGCTGTCGGGCCGTGGGCGGTGAGGCGCGCGTCAATGACGAGGAGTCGCTGGAGGTGGGCTGGTTCTCCGTGGACGCGCTGCCGGAGCTGCAGGAATTCGCGTTGTTCCGGATCAAGCAGGCGCTGACGGACGGCCACACGTGGTTCGACTCCACTGTGCCTGAATGA
- the lnt gene encoding apolipoprotein N-acyltransferase yields MSATMTPVDTEQPVRAPRDGAHRLLLRLARPGAAALSGVLLYLSFPPRPLWWLVLPGFALLGWCLRTAHRPRAALGLGYLAGLGFLVPLLIWTGEEVGALPWLALAAVEALFIAVTCMGIALVTRLPLWPVWGAAVWVLGEAARARVPFGGFPWGKIAFGQADSVFLPLAALGGTPVLGFGVVLCGFGLYETARRIRSYRTSGELPRGPLAAAVLTVFLPVTAALAALPLIDDSAQDGTATVAAVQGNVPRLGLDFNSQRRAVLDNHARRTEQLAADVAAGRAAKPDFVLWPENSSDLDPYRNGDARLVIDQAVRKIGVPTVIGAVVTPDTGKLRNTLIQWEPDRGPVATYDKRHVQPFGEYIPMRSFVRLFSSDVDRVSRDFGPGDKVGVFDLAGTKVGLATCYEAAFDWDVRDTVTHGAQLISVPSNNATFGRSEMTYQQLAMSRVRAVEHGRAVVVPVTSGVSAVIRPDGTIEQQTRMFTPDALVAKVPLRSSLTPATRMGTLPEGVLVALAVGALGWVGYARARERSRNAG; encoded by the coding sequence GTGAGCGCCACGATGACCCCCGTCGACACCGAGCAGCCCGTCCGAGCCCCGCGCGACGGGGCCCACCGGCTGCTGCTGCGGCTCGCGCGGCCCGGCGCCGCCGCGCTGTCCGGCGTACTGCTCTACCTCAGCTTTCCGCCCCGGCCCCTGTGGTGGCTGGTCCTGCCCGGCTTCGCGCTGCTCGGCTGGTGCCTGCGCACCGCCCACCGCCCACGCGCGGCCCTCGGCCTCGGATACCTCGCGGGGCTCGGCTTCCTGGTCCCGCTGCTCATCTGGACGGGGGAGGAGGTCGGCGCGCTTCCATGGCTGGCGCTCGCCGCCGTCGAGGCCCTCTTCATCGCCGTCACCTGCATGGGTATCGCCCTCGTGACGCGGCTGCCGCTGTGGCCGGTCTGGGGCGCGGCTGTCTGGGTACTCGGTGAGGCCGCCCGCGCGCGCGTCCCGTTCGGCGGGTTCCCCTGGGGCAAGATCGCCTTCGGTCAGGCGGACAGCGTCTTCCTTCCGCTCGCCGCCCTCGGCGGCACTCCGGTGCTCGGCTTCGGCGTCGTGCTGTGCGGCTTCGGGCTGTACGAGACCGCGCGCCGGATCCGCTCCTACCGCACCTCCGGCGAGCTTCCCCGAGGCCCCCTCGCGGCGGCGGTCCTCACCGTGTTCCTCCCCGTCACGGCCGCGCTCGCCGCGCTTCCGCTCATCGACGACTCGGCGCAGGACGGCACCGCGACGGTCGCCGCCGTCCAGGGCAACGTGCCGCGCCTCGGACTCGACTTCAACTCCCAGCGCCGCGCCGTCCTCGACAACCACGCCCGCCGCACCGAGCAGCTCGCGGCGGATGTGGCGGCGGGCAGGGCGGCCAAGCCCGACTTCGTGCTGTGGCCCGAGAACTCCTCGGACCTCGACCCGTACCGCAACGGCGACGCACGCCTGGTGATCGACCAGGCCGTGCGGAAGATCGGCGTGCCCACCGTCATCGGCGCGGTGGTCACCCCGGACACCGGCAAGCTGCGCAACACGCTGATCCAGTGGGAGCCGGATCGCGGGCCCGTCGCCACGTACGACAAGAGGCACGTCCAGCCCTTCGGCGAGTACATCCCGATGCGCTCCTTCGTCCGGCTCTTCAGCTCGGACGTCGACCGCGTCAGCCGGGACTTCGGCCCCGGCGACAAGGTGGGGGTCTTCGACCTCGCCGGTACGAAGGTGGGGCTCGCGACCTGCTACGAGGCCGCGTTCGACTGGGACGTCCGGGACACCGTCACCCACGGCGCCCAGCTCATCTCCGTGCCGAGCAACAACGCGACCTTCGGGCGCAGCGAGATGACGTACCAGCAGCTGGCGATGTCGCGGGTGCGGGCCGTCGAGCACGGCCGGGCCGTCGTCGTCCCGGTCACGAGCGGCGTCAGCGCCGTGATCCGGCCGGACGGGACGATCGAGCAGCAGACCAGGATGTTCACGCCGGACGCCCTTGTCGCGAAGGTGCCGCTGCGCTCCTCGCTCACCCCCGCGACCCGGATGGGCACGCTGCCCGAGGGCGTGCTCGTGGCACTCGCCGTCGGCGCGCTCGGCTGGGTCGGCTACGCCCGTGCCCGGGAACGGAGCCGGAACGCCGGTTAG
- a CDS encoding glutamate racemase, translated as MKIALIDSGIGLLPAAAAVRRLRPDAELVLSLDPDGMPWGPRTPDDVTDHALAVARAAGAHGPDALIVGCNTASVHALPALRTELEPGLPVIGTVPAIKPAAAGGGRVAIWATPATTGSAYQRGLIRDFADGVDVTEVPCPGLAAAVEQADERAIDEAVAAAAALTPMDVRAVVLGCTHYELVAERIRAAVAEGRTDALPPVALHGSAGAVAAQALRRIGAAPAPAATPSARLTVLLSGRASSLPEAALAYAEGRLLGSVDPVTSAY; from the coding sequence GTGAAGATCGCGCTCATCGACTCCGGAATCGGGCTGCTGCCCGCGGCCGCTGCCGTGCGCCGGCTGCGGCCGGACGCCGAGCTCGTCCTCTCCCTGGACCCCGACGGTATGCCCTGGGGTCCGCGCACGCCGGACGATGTGACCGACCACGCGCTCGCCGTCGCACGCGCCGCCGGCGCCCACGGCCCCGACGCGCTGATCGTCGGCTGCAACACCGCCTCGGTGCACGCGCTCCCCGCCCTCCGGACGGAGCTGGAGCCGGGACTGCCGGTCATCGGCACGGTCCCCGCGATCAAGCCGGCCGCCGCGGGCGGCGGTCGCGTCGCCATCTGGGCGACCCCCGCCACCACCGGCAGCGCCTATCAGCGCGGCCTCATCCGCGACTTCGCGGACGGTGTCGATGTCACCGAGGTGCCCTGCCCGGGCCTCGCCGCCGCCGTCGAACAGGCCGACGAGCGCGCCATCGACGAAGCCGTCGCCGCTGCGGCCGCCCTCACGCCCATGGACGTACGCGCCGTCGTGCTCGGCTGCACCCACTACGAGCTCGTCGCCGAGCGCATCCGTGCGGCCGTCGCCGAGGGCCGCACGGATGCGCTGCCGCCGGTCGCCCTGCACGGCTCCGCCGGGGCCGTCGCCGCGCAGGCGCTGCGCCGCATCGGCGCCGCTCCGGCGCCCGCGGCCACGCCGAGCGCACGGCTCACCGTCCTGCTCAGCGGCCGCGCGTCGTCACTGCCCGAGGCCGCTCTGGCGTACGCCGAGGGCCGTCTGCTCGGTTCGGTGGATCCGGTTACTTCCGCGTACTGA
- a CDS encoding GAF domain-containing protein, whose translation MSHDQASYLELLARGAAVEAYDRPVLLARASGAGPETLAGLDQAKQLALRVRAELEGRRRREAELSALFETAHDLSGLRDLDAVLRAIVQRARSLLGTEVAYLSLNDPAAGDTYMRVTEGSVSARFQQLRLGMGEGLGGLVAQTARPYVTESYFEDERFQHTRAIDSGVRDEGLVAILGVPLMLGSQVIGVLFAADRRARVFEREQVALLGSFAAHAAVAIDTANLLAETRTALAELERANEIIRDHSAVIERASDVHDRLTELVLHGGGVHDVADAVSEVLDGTVAFADPDAPAIAALQLDGTDGHAIRHGDDWVVAVSAGGELLGALVLHGHPDLDPVDRRTLERAAMVTSLLLLARRSAGEAEQRVRGELLDDLLDAPGRDPRLLRERASRLKADLDAPHVVLAARIDAHPAADSAERATADRQRLASAAAHLAATRHGLAAARDGGAVLLLPLGPGDSAADLARQTARHLGGTLRELVTVGASAPVQAPVATPGAIAAAYDEARRCVESLRLLRRSGEGAAAEDLGFLGLLLADTRDIEGFVRRTLGPVADYDERRGTDLVRTLDAYFASGMSPARTKDELHVHVNTVAQRLERIGRLLGDDWHSPARALELQLALRLHAISAVVR comes from the coding sequence ATGTCCCACGATCAGGCCTCCTACCTGGAGCTCCTTGCCCGCGGCGCCGCCGTGGAGGCGTACGACCGGCCCGTGCTGCTCGCCCGTGCGAGCGGCGCGGGTCCCGAGACGCTGGCCGGGCTCGACCAGGCCAAGCAGCTCGCGCTGCGCGTGCGAGCCGAGTTGGAGGGCAGACGGCGGCGCGAGGCGGAGCTGTCGGCGCTCTTCGAGACCGCGCACGACCTGTCGGGCCTGCGCGACCTCGACGCGGTGCTCCGCGCGATCGTGCAGCGGGCCCGCTCGCTGCTCGGCACCGAAGTCGCCTATCTCAGCCTGAACGACCCGGCCGCCGGCGACACGTACATGCGCGTCACCGAAGGCTCGGTCTCGGCGCGCTTCCAGCAGCTGAGGCTCGGCATGGGGGAGGGGCTCGGGGGCCTCGTCGCCCAGACCGCCCGGCCGTATGTGACCGAGAGCTACTTCGAGGACGAACGCTTCCAGCACACCCGGGCCATCGACTCGGGCGTCCGGGACGAGGGACTCGTCGCGATCCTCGGCGTCCCGCTGATGCTCGGCAGCCAGGTCATCGGGGTGCTCTTCGCCGCCGACCGCCGCGCCCGCGTCTTCGAGCGCGAACAGGTGGCGCTGCTGGGCTCCTTCGCGGCGCACGCCGCGGTCGCCATCGACACCGCCAACCTGCTCGCCGAGACCCGCACCGCCCTCGCCGAGCTGGAGCGGGCCAACGAGATCATCCGCGATCACAGCGCCGTCATCGAGCGGGCGTCCGACGTGCACGACCGGCTCACCGAACTCGTGCTGCACGGCGGCGGGGTCCACGACGTGGCCGACGCGGTGTCCGAGGTGCTCGACGGCACCGTCGCCTTCGCCGACCCGGACGCCCCCGCCATCGCCGCCCTCCAACTCGACGGCACCGACGGACACGCGATCCGGCACGGCGACGACTGGGTGGTCGCGGTCTCGGCCGGCGGCGAACTGCTGGGCGCGCTCGTGCTGCACGGCCATCCGGACCTCGACCCGGTCGACCGGCGCACCCTTGAGCGCGCGGCGATGGTGACCTCCCTGCTTCTGCTGGCCCGTCGCTCCGCCGGCGAGGCCGAGCAGCGGGTGCGCGGCGAGCTGCTCGACGACCTGCTGGACGCCCCCGGCCGCGACCCCCGGCTGCTGCGGGAGCGCGCGAGCCGGCTCAAGGCCGACCTCGACGCCCCGCACGTGGTGCTCGCCGCGCGGATCGACGCTCACCCCGCCGCGGACAGCGCCGAGCGGGCCACCGCCGACCGCCAGCGGCTCGCCTCCGCGGCCGCCCACCTCGCCGCCACCCGCCACGGTCTGGCCGCTGCCCGCGACGGCGGTGCGGTCCTGCTGCTGCCGCTCGGACCCGGCGACAGCGCGGCCGACCTCGCCCGCCAGACCGCCAGACACCTCGGCGGCACCCTGCGCGAGCTCGTCACCGTCGGGGCCTCCGCCCCGGTCCAGGCGCCCGTCGCCACCCCGGGGGCGATAGCCGCCGCCTACGACGAGGCCCGCCGCTGCGTCGAGTCCCTCAGGCTGCTGCGCCGCTCCGGCGAGGGCGCTGCCGCCGAGGACCTGGGCTTCCTCGGCCTGCTGCTCGCCGACACCCGCGACATCGAGGGCTTCGTCCGGCGCACGCTCGGACCTGTCGCCGACTACGACGAGCGGCGCGGCACGGACCTGGTGCGCACGCTCGACGCGTACTTCGCGAGCGGCATGAGCCCGGCCCGTACGAAGGACGAACTCCACGTCCACGTCAACACGGTGGCGCAGCGGCTCGAACGAATAGGAAGGCTGCTCGGCGACGACTGGCACTCCCCGGCCCGCGCCCTGGAGCTCCAGCTGGCACTGCGGCTGCACGCGATATCGGCCGTCGTCCGCTGA